The following are encoded in a window of Verrucomicrobiia bacterium genomic DNA:
- the rpoC gene encoding DNA-directed RNA polymerase subunit beta', translating into MSHPDVNTFDSVLIRIASPEVIRSWSRGEVKKPETINYRTLKPEKDGLFCEKIFGPTRDYECACGKYKRIKHKGIVCDRCGVEVTQSKVRRERMGHIELVTPVSHIWFFKTMPSRIGNLLDLSVRALEKVLYYEEFIVIDPKETPLKKRQLLTEEEYVKAQEQYGATSFTAGMGADAIQQLLKELELEKIAQKFQRQLKTSKSKQARARAVKILKIVDAFRKSGNNPDWMILECIPVIPPDLRPLVALDGGRFATSDLNDLYRRVINRNNRLKKLLELKAPDVIIRNEKRMLQEAVDALFDNGRHGRPVLGSGNRPLKSLSDMLKGKQGRFRQNLLGKRVDYSGRSVIVIGPELKIYQCGLPKKMALELFEPFIIRKLKERGHVHTIRSAKKMVERVRPEVWDILEEVIHEHPVLLNRAPTLHRLGIQAFEPLLIEGKAIRIHPLVCAAFNADFDGDQMAVHVPLSMEAQMEARVLMLSANNIFSPSNGQPIATPSQDIVLGIYYLTKIRETAKGHGTSFADMTEGLFAYHDGEVHKHAKVKLRLENGETVETTVGRMMFNLVLPKGFRYVNDIISKSKMSKIIAECYRRFGHNEVIQLLDRLKALGFEEATRSGASIGIDDIQIPDEKEKLLNEARGTVASIEAQYRNGLITDGERYNKVIDIWTHTTDRVSDRMFEQLDAFNPVFMMADSGARGSKQQIRQLAGMRGLMAKPSGEIIESPITANFREGLTVLEYFISTHGARKGLADTALKTADSGYLTRRLVDVAQDVIITEDDCGTLNGIFLEAIYEGEEEIVGLRDRIIGRVALDNIVDVVTDQQIVKVAEIIDEETADKLLDVGIEKIRVRSVLTCESKKGICAKCYGRDLSTGRLAELGCAVGIVAAQSIGEPGTQLTMRTFHIGGTASRIVEQSYFRARNDGSLKYHNLKTVVTKTNEIVVLNRNGLLTIHDAVGRELESYVIPTGAIIAHKDGGAVKKNEIFVKWDPYTVPILTEVSGRVKYEDLKLGVSMTEEMDSTTGLTERVIIEHKEELHPQLLLVGPNEEILGFYPIPTGAHIVVNDGEEITAGTLLAKTPRKIAKTRDITGGLPRVAELFEARKPKNPAVISEIDGVVEIGDIVKGQRKIIVKSAAGMTKEYLIPHGKHLNVYKGDKVQAGEQLVDGPVVPQDILRVSGEKSLQEYLVNEVQEVYRLQGVKLNDKHVEVIVRQMLRKVRIDDSGDTDFIVGSHIDRIRFREENDKMEKKGKAPATATPILLGITKASLTTESFISAASFQETTRVLTEAASAGKRDPLLGLKENVIMGHLIPAGTGFSAHKGIKLVKDVSDILPNPEAPAPEAEPAKKEQEKE; encoded by the coding sequence ATGAGCCATCCCGACGTCAATACGTTCGACTCCGTTCTGATCCGCATCGCTTCTCCCGAAGTCATCCGCAGCTGGTCCCGCGGTGAAGTGAAGAAGCCGGAAACCATCAACTACCGTACGCTGAAGCCGGAAAAAGACGGCCTCTTCTGCGAAAAGATCTTTGGCCCCACGCGCGATTACGAATGCGCCTGCGGCAAGTACAAGAGGATCAAGCACAAGGGTATCGTCTGCGACCGCTGCGGCGTCGAAGTGACGCAGTCGAAGGTGCGCCGCGAGCGCATGGGCCACATCGAGCTCGTGACGCCTGTTTCGCACATCTGGTTCTTCAAGACCATGCCTTCGCGCATCGGCAACCTGCTCGACCTTTCGGTCCGTGCTCTCGAGAAGGTCCTTTATTATGAAGAGTTCATCGTCATCGACCCGAAGGAAACGCCGCTGAAGAAGCGCCAGCTCCTGACGGAAGAGGAATACGTGAAGGCGCAGGAACAGTACGGCGCCACGAGCTTCACGGCCGGCATGGGCGCGGACGCGATCCAGCAGCTCCTGAAGGAACTCGAACTCGAAAAGATCGCGCAGAAATTCCAGCGCCAGCTGAAGACCTCGAAGTCCAAACAGGCGCGCGCGCGCGCCGTCAAGATTCTCAAGATCGTCGACGCGTTCCGCAAGTCAGGCAACAATCCCGACTGGATGATCCTGGAATGCATTCCGGTCATTCCGCCCGACCTTCGTCCTCTCGTCGCGCTCGATGGCGGCCGTTTCGCCACCAGCGACCTGAACGACCTTTACCGCCGCGTCATCAACCGTAACAACCGCCTGAAGAAGCTCCTTGAGCTCAAGGCCCCGGACGTCATCATCCGCAACGAAAAGCGCATGCTCCAGGAAGCCGTGGACGCGCTCTTCGACAACGGACGTCACGGCCGCCCGGTGCTCGGCAGCGGCAACCGTCCTCTCAAGTCCCTCAGCGATATGCTGAAAGGCAAGCAGGGCCGTTTCCGCCAGAACCTTCTCGGTAAACGCGTCGACTACTCCGGCCGCTCGGTTATCGTCATCGGCCCGGAACTCAAAATTTATCAGTGCGGACTTCCGAAGAAGATGGCGCTCGAACTGTTCGAGCCGTTCATCATCCGGAAACTCAAGGAACGCGGCCATGTGCACACGATCCGTTCGGCCAAGAAGATGGTCGAGCGCGTGCGCCCCGAAGTGTGGGACATCCTGGAAGAAGTGATTCACGAGCACCCGGTGCTCCTGAACCGCGCTCCCACGCTGCACCGCCTCGGCATTCAGGCGTTCGAGCCGCTTCTTATCGAAGGTAAAGCCATCCGCATCCACCCGCTCGTCTGCGCGGCGTTCAACGCCGACTTCGACGGTGACCAGATGGCCGTCCACGTTCCGCTTTCCATGGAAGCCCAGATGGAAGCGCGCGTGCTCATGCTTTCGGCCAACAACATTTTTTCGCCTTCCAACGGCCAGCCTATTGCGACGCCTTCCCAGGACATCGTGCTTGGTATTTATTACCTCACGAAGATCCGCGAGACTGCGAAGGGGCATGGAACGTCTTTTGCGGACATGACCGAAGGTCTTTTCGCTTATCATGACGGGGAAGTGCACAAGCACGCGAAGGTGAAGCTGCGTCTTGAAAACGGCGAGACCGTGGAAACCACCGTGGGACGCATGATGTTCAATCTGGTCCTGCCCAAAGGTTTCCGCTACGTCAATGACATCATCAGCAAGTCGAAGATGTCCAAGATCATCGCGGAATGCTATCGCCGCTTCGGGCACAATGAAGTCATCCAGCTGCTGGACCGTCTTAAAGCGCTCGGCTTCGAAGAAGCTACCCGCTCCGGCGCTTCCATCGGCATCGACGACATTCAGATCCCGGACGAAAAGGAAAAGCTCCTGAACGAAGCCCGCGGTACCGTTGCTTCCATCGAAGCGCAATACCGCAACGGTCTCATTACCGACGGCGAACGTTACAACAAAGTGATCGACATCTGGACCCACACGACGGACCGTGTTTCGGACCGCATGTTCGAACAGCTTGACGCGTTCAACCCGGTGTTCATGATGGCCGACTCCGGCGCCCGCGGCTCGAAGCAGCAGATCCGCCAGCTGGCCGGTATGCGTGGTCTGATGGCCAAGCCCTCCGGTGAAATTATCGAAAGCCCGATTACCGCGAACTTCCGCGAAGGTCTGACCGTGCTCGAGTACTTCATCTCGACTCACGGCGCGCGCAAGGGTCTCGCGGATACGGCTCTTAAAACCGCCGACTCCGGTTATCTGACGCGCCGTCTCGTTGACGTCGCCCAGGACGTGATTATTACGGAAGACGATTGCGGCACGCTGAACGGCATCTTCCTCGAAGCCATTTACGAAGGTGAAGAAGAAATTGTAGGCCTCCGCGATCGTATCATTGGCCGCGTGGCGCTCGACAACATCGTGGACGTCGTCACCGACCAGCAGATCGTCAAGGTCGCCGAAATCATCGACGAAGAAACTGCGGACAAGTTGCTCGACGTCGGTATCGAAAAGATCCGCGTCCGTTCGGTCCTGACCTGCGAATCGAAGAAGGGCATCTGCGCCAAGTGCTATGGCCGCGACCTTTCGACGGGCCGCCTGGCCGAACTCGGATGCGCCGTCGGTATCGTGGCCGCGCAGTCGATCGGCGAGCCCGGCACGCAGCTGACCATGCGTACCTTCCACATCGGTGGTACGGCTTCCCGTATCGTCGAACAGTCTTACTTCCGCGCCCGCAACGACGGTTCGCTGAAGTACCACAACTTGAAAACGGTCGTCACGAAGACCAACGAAATCGTCGTGTTGAACCGTAACGGTCTTCTCACGATCCACGACGCGGTCGGCCGCGAACTGGAAAGCTACGTCATTCCGACCGGCGCCATCATTGCGCACAAGGACGGCGGTGCCGTGAAGAAGAACGAAATCTTCGTGAAATGGGACCCGTACACGGTTCCGATTCTGACCGAAGTTTCCGGCCGCGTGAAATACGAGGACCTGAAGCTGGGCGTCTCCATGACGGAAGAAATGGACTCGACCACCGGTCTTACCGAGCGCGTCATCATCGAGCACAAAGAAGAGCTGCACCCGCAGCTTCTTCTCGTCGGCCCGAACGAAGAGATTCTCGGCTTCTATCCGATTCCGACCGGCGCGCATATCGTCGTCAACGACGGCGAAGAAATCACGGCTGGTACGCTGCTCGCCAAGACGCCGCGCAAGATCGCGAAGACCCGCGACATCACCGGCGGTCTTCCGCGTGTCGCCGAGCTTTTCGAAGCGCGCAAGCCGAAGAACCCGGCGGTCATCTCCGAAATCGACGGCGTCGTCGAAATCGGCGACATCGTGAAGGGCCAGCGCAAGATCATCGTGAAGAGCGCCGCGGGCATGACCAAGGAATACCTCATCCCGCACGGCAAACACCTGAACGTCTACAAAGGCGACAAGGTGCAGGCCGGCGAACAGCTCGTCGACGGTCCCGTGGTCCCGCAGGACATCCTGCGCGTCTCCGGCGAAAAGAGCCTGCAGGAATATCTCGTCAACGAGGTGCAGGAAGTCTACCGTCTTCAGGGCGTCAAATTGAACGACAAGCACGTGGAAGTCATTGTGCGCCAGATGCTCCGCAAGGTGCGCATTGATGATTCGGGCGATACGGACTTCATCGTGGGTTCGCACATCGACCGCATCCGCTTCCGCGAAGAAAACGACAAGATGGAAAAGAAAGGCAAGGCGCCTGCCACGGCCACGCCGATCCTCCTGGGCATCACCAAGGCCTCGCTGACCACCGAGAGCTTCATCTCGGCCGCGAGCTTCCAGGAAACGACGCGCGTGCTTACCGAGGCGGCCTCCGCGGGCAAGAGGGATCCTCTTCTCGGCCTGAAGGAAAACGTGATCATGGGACATCTGATCCCGGCTGGAACCGGTTTTTCCGCGCATAAAGGCATCAAGCTCGTGAAAGACGTGAGCGATATCCTGCCTAATCCGGAAGCGCCGGCGCCCGAGGCTGAACCCGCCAAAAAAGAGCAGGAGAAAGAATAA
- the rpsL gene encoding 30S ribosomal protein S12, translated as MAPTINQLIRTGRRKFKAKTKSPALQACPFRKGVCLVVRTQTPKKPNSALRKIARVRLTNGQEVTAYIPGVGHNLQEHSIVLVRGGRVKDLPGVRYHIVRGKLDTQGVANRNRSRSKYGAKTPKKAAPK; from the coding sequence ATGGCCCCGACGATTAATCAGCTTATCAGGACCGGACGCAGGAAGTTCAAGGCGAAGACCAAATCGCCGGCCCTGCAGGCTTGCCCCTTCCGCAAGGGCGTGTGCCTGGTTGTCCGTACGCAGACGCCGAAGAAGCCGAACTCGGCCCTTCGTAAGATTGCCCGCGTGCGGTTGACCAACGGCCAGGAAGTCACGGCGTACATCCCCGGGGTCGGCCATAACCTCCAGGAACACTCGATCGTTCTGGTGCGCGGCGGCCGCGTGAAAGACCTTCCCGGCGTCCGTTACCATATCGTCCGGGGCAAGCTGGACACCCAGGGCGTGGCTAATAGGAACCGTTCGCGGTCCAAATACGGCGCTAAAACTCCGAAAAAAGCAGCGCCCAAATAG
- the rpsG gene encoding 30S ribosomal protein S7 — protein MRRRRAPKRRINPDPLFNDLVVAKLINMVMERGKKSTAERIVYGALEQVKKKTGKEPLEVFRQAVDNVRPLLETKSRRVGGATYQVPISVPPERGSSLAMRWMRNYARERKGKPMQDKLAQEIIDSYNRTGTSMKKKEDMHKMAESNRAFAHYRW, from the coding sequence ATGAGACGCAGAAGAGCACCTAAAAGACGTATTAATCCGGACCCGCTGTTTAATGACCTTGTTGTGGCGAAATTGATCAATATGGTTATGGAACGGGGTAAGAAGTCGACCGCCGAGCGTATTGTTTATGGGGCGCTGGAGCAGGTTAAGAAAAAAACCGGAAAAGAACCACTTGAAGTTTTCCGCCAAGCCGTAGATAATGTCCGACCCCTTCTTGAGACCAAATCCCGTCGAGTCGGTGGTGCGACGTATCAGGTTCCGATCAGTGTCCCGCCCGAAAGAGGCAGTTCACTCGCGATGCGCTGGATGAGAAATTACGCCCGTGAGCGCAAGGGTAAACCCATGCAGGACAAACTGGCGCAGGAAATCATCGACAGCTATAACCGCACGGGAACGTCGATGAAGAAAAAAGAAGACATGCACAAGATGGCGGAATCCAACAGGGCTTTCGCCCATTATCGCTGGTAA
- the fusA gene encoding elongation factor G, whose amino-acid sequence MAEDTKKISYPLDKIRNIGIAAHIDAGKTTTSERILYYTGRTYKIGEVHEGTAVMDWMEQEQERGITITSAATTCFWKDCRINLIDTPGHVDFTIEVERSMRVLDGCVAVFGAVEGVEPQSETVWRQADRYRVPRIAFINKMDRTGATFYPNVQQMRDQLGANVVPIQIPIGQEDTFKGIIDLVEMKAAIFHDETLGAKFDVIDVPAEFVEEAKKMRDQMIEKVSEQDEAMMEKYLEGKEITKEEIYSAIRRATIELKITPVICGSSLKNKGVQQLLDSVVLYLPSPKDVEAIKGTNPDSGTEMECHPVESEPLAGLAFKIASDKFVGSLTFIRIYSGVLASGAYLYNPRTGRKDRLGRLLLMHANKREEIESAGAGNIVAAVGLKDVKTGDTICDEARPIVLESMFIPEPVIWMAVEPKTKADRDKMSDALQRLMSEDPTFRVKTDQETLQTLIGGMGELHLEIKVDIMKREYGVLINVGKPQVAYRETITAPAEAEGKFIKQTGGRGQYGHCYLKIEPLPAGSGIVFENDVKGGAIPREFIPAIEDGVNDACNNGVLAGYPINDVKAIVYDGSFHDVDSSEIAFKMAGILGFKEAFRKAKPILLEPVMNVEVVVPEEYMGDIIGDLNSRRCVIQEMGNRGHLKNVRGLVPLSEMFGYATAVRSLSQGRATYSMEPHSYQEVPRNLAEKIMAEGT is encoded by the coding sequence ATGGCCGAAGACACAAAAAAAATCAGCTATCCGCTCGACAAGATCCGCAACATCGGGATTGCCGCGCATATCGACGCCGGCAAGACGACGACCAGCGAGCGCATCCTTTATTATACCGGCCGTACGTACAAGATCGGCGAGGTGCATGAAGGCACCGCGGTCATGGACTGGATGGAGCAGGAGCAGGAACGCGGCATCACGATTACGTCCGCTGCCACGACGTGCTTCTGGAAAGACTGCCGCATCAACCTGATCGACACGCCGGGCCACGTGGACTTTACGATCGAAGTCGAACGTTCCATGCGCGTGCTTGACGGCTGCGTTGCTGTCTTCGGCGCGGTCGAAGGCGTCGAGCCTCAGTCCGAGACCGTATGGCGCCAGGCCGACCGTTACCGCGTCCCCAGAATCGCTTTCATTAATAAAATGGACCGCACGGGCGCGACTTTTTATCCAAACGTTCAGCAGATGAGAGATCAGTTGGGCGCCAATGTCGTTCCTATCCAGATTCCTATCGGCCAAGAAGATACGTTTAAGGGCATTATCGATCTTGTTGAGATGAAGGCCGCCATTTTCCATGATGAGACTCTCGGCGCGAAATTTGACGTCATTGATGTCCCGGCCGAATTTGTGGAAGAAGCCAAGAAGATGCGCGACCAGATGATCGAAAAGGTCTCCGAGCAGGATGAGGCCATGATGGAAAAGTATCTTGAGGGCAAGGAAATCACCAAAGAAGAAATTTACAGCGCTATCCGCCGCGCGACAATCGAATTGAAGATCACGCCGGTTATTTGCGGCTCTTCTCTCAAAAACAAAGGCGTCCAACAGCTTCTGGATTCCGTGGTTCTTTATCTTCCTTCTCCCAAAGACGTGGAAGCCATCAAGGGAACGAATCCTGACAGCGGCACCGAGATGGAATGCCATCCGGTAGAATCAGAACCTCTGGCTGGCCTGGCCTTCAAAATCGCCAGCGATAAGTTCGTCGGCAGCCTCACCTTCATTCGGATTTATTCAGGCGTGCTCGCTTCGGGTGCTTATCTTTATAATCCGCGCACCGGCCGGAAAGACCGTCTCGGCCGTCTGCTTCTGATGCATGCAAACAAACGTGAAGAAATTGAAAGCGCGGGCGCGGGCAACATCGTTGCCGCCGTCGGCCTTAAAGACGTGAAAACCGGCGATACGATTTGTGATGAAGCGCGGCCGATCGTGCTGGAAAGCATGTTCATTCCTGAGCCCGTGATCTGGATGGCGGTTGAGCCTAAGACAAAAGCGGACCGCGATAAGATGTCCGATGCCCTTCAGCGTCTCATGTCCGAAGACCCGACCTTTCGCGTGAAAACGGACCAGGAAACGCTCCAGACGCTGATCGGCGGCATGGGAGAACTTCACCTCGAAATTAAAGTCGATATCATGAAGCGTGAGTATGGAGTGCTAATCAATGTGGGTAAGCCCCAAGTCGCATATCGTGAAACAATCACGGCTCCCGCGGAAGCTGAAGGAAAATTCATCAAGCAAACCGGCGGCCGCGGTCAATACGGCCATTGTTATCTGAAGATCGAGCCTCTGCCCGCCGGGTCCGGCATCGTCTTTGAAAATGACGTTAAGGGCGGTGCGATTCCCCGTGAGTTCATTCCCGCGATCGAAGACGGCGTCAATGATGCATGTAACAATGGCGTGCTCGCCGGCTATCCGATCAATGACGTTAAAGCCATCGTTTATGACGGCAGCTTCCACGACGTCGACTCTTCAGAAATCGCTTTTAAGATGGCGGGCATTCTCGGCTTCAAGGAAGCCTTCCGCAAAGCCAAGCCGATTCTTCTGGAGCCGGTCATGAACGTTGAAGTCGTAGTTCCGGAAGAATACATGGGCGATATTATCGGTGATTTGAACTCCCGTCGCTGCGTCATTCAGGAAATGGGCAATCGCGGCCATTTGAAGAACGTGCGCGGACTTGTTCCGCTGTCGGAAATGTTCGGTTATGCCACCGCAGTGCGCTCGCTCTCTCAGGGCCGCGCGACCTATTCGATGGAGCCCCACAGTTATCAGGAAGTTCCGAGGAACCTGGCCGAAAAAATCATGGCCGAAGGTACATAA
- the rpsJ gene encoding 30S ribosomal protein S10, whose product MSKEKIRIKLRAYDHRILDQSIQEIVDTAKRTGARVVGPIPLPTHIWKTTVLKGPTIDKKARNQFEVRTHKRLIDLEDPTSRTVDALMKLDLPAGVDVEIKL is encoded by the coding sequence ATGAGCAAAGAAAAGATTCGGATTAAATTAAGGGCGTACGACCACAGGATTCTTGATCAGTCCATTCAAGAGATCGTGGATACCGCAAAAAGAACGGGCGCCCGGGTGGTCGGTCCGATTCCTCTTCCGACGCACATCTGGAAGACGACGGTGCTCAAAGGCCCTACGATCGACAAGAAGGCGCGCAACCAGTTCGAAGTGCGCACGCACAAGCGTCTGATCGACCTCGAAGACCCGACTTCCCGCACGGTGGACGCGCTCATGAAGCTCGACCTTCCCGCGGGCGTTGACGTCGAAATCAAACTCTAA
- the rplC gene encoding 50S ribosomal protein L3 codes for MLGLLAKKVGMTQIFNEEGLQVGVTVLEVGPCFVTDLRTPEKHGYTAVQIGFSAEPERKLTKAQQGHLKKAGLAGLKYVREIRTETLEGLSVGQKLLVDNFEEGESVDVQGISIGKGFQGVVKRWHFKGAQTMSHGTKMGREPGSVGSRAGGVGCRKETPKGKKLPGRMGNEVVTVANLKILKVDTENNLLVVRGGVPGPEGQCLVVRTALKKGVKRNWKVSAPAEQAKEAPSKKSAKEGSEAPGDNS; via the coding sequence ATGTTAGGACTCTTGGCTAAAAAAGTTGGAATGACGCAGATTTTTAACGAAGAAGGCCTTCAGGTCGGCGTGACGGTGCTGGAAGTTGGCCCGTGTTTTGTGACCGATCTTCGCACGCCCGAGAAGCATGGGTATACCGCCGTCCAGATCGGTTTTTCCGCCGAACCGGAAAGAAAGCTGACGAAGGCCCAGCAGGGACACCTGAAAAAGGCCGGTCTCGCGGGGCTCAAATACGTGCGTGAAATCCGGACGGAAACGCTCGAAGGCCTCAGCGTCGGGCAGAAGCTTCTGGTGGACAATTTCGAAGAAGGCGAGTCGGTCGACGTTCAGGGCATTTCGATCGGTAAAGGATTCCAGGGCGTCGTGAAGCGCTGGCATTTCAAAGGCGCGCAGACCATGAGCCACGGCACGAAGATGGGCCGCGAACCGGGTTCTGTCGGTTCCCGCGCCGGCGGCGTCGGCTGCCGCAAGGAAACGCCTAAGGGCAAAAAACTTCCCGGCCGCATGGGCAATGAAGTGGTGACGGTCGCGAACCTGAAAATCCTGAAAGTCGATACGGAAAACAATTTGTTGGTGGTGCGCGGCGGAGTTCCGGGCCCTGAAGGTCAGTGCCTGGTGGTCCGTACCGCGTTGAAAAAAGGAGTGAAGAGGAACTGGAAAGTGTCTGCTCCTGCAGAGCAGGCGAAGGAAGCTCCCTCGAAGAAGTCCGCTAAGGAAGGCTCCGAAGCCCCGGGCGATAACTCCTAA
- the rplD gene encoding 50S ribosomal protein L4, which produces MKAPLYSANGKQKGEIELNDSFWAARVNPRLLELVTNAYARSLRHGTVKTKTRKEVRGGGKKPWKQKGTGRARASSIRSPLWRGGGTVFGPIPKDYRVSLPASMRRSALIAALSQKLKQERVVFLDALELKQPKTKDFMAVVNALPLDKRKTLCVVKDIAENLKRASANAAHLVEIRKASDINAYHVMHREKLLISQDALSVIEERLDPNAAPKPPAEKKPKAEKAPKAVKIAKPAKAAKTSKAAKPAKKTKKEE; this is translated from the coding sequence ATGAAAGCGCCGCTTTATTCTGCAAATGGAAAACAAAAAGGTGAGATCGAGCTGAACGACTCCTTCTGGGCCGCGCGCGTGAACCCGCGCCTCCTGGAGCTCGTGACGAATGCGTATGCGAGAAGCCTGCGCCACGGCACGGTAAAGACCAAGACCCGCAAGGAAGTCCGCGGCGGCGGCAAGAAGCCCTGGAAACAGAAGGGCACGGGCCGCGCCCGCGCGTCGTCCATCCGTTCGCCTCTGTGGCGCGGCGGCGGTACGGTGTTCGGTCCGATTCCGAAGGATTACCGCGTGAGCCTTCCGGCCAGCATGCGCCGCAGCGCGCTGATTGCCGCGCTCAGCCAGAAGTTGAAGCAGGAGAGGGTTGTTTTCCTGGATGCTCTGGAGCTCAAGCAGCCCAAGACGAAGGACTTCATGGCCGTCGTGAACGCGCTCCCGCTCGACAAGCGCAAGACCCTTTGCGTGGTCAAGGACATCGCGGAAAACCTGAAGCGCGCTTCGGCCAACGCCGCGCATCTCGTGGAAATCCGCAAGGCGTCCGACATCAACGCGTATCATGTGATGCACCGCGAAAAACTTTTGATCTCCCAGGACGCGCTTTCCGTGATCGAAGAGCGTCTGGATCCGAACGCGGCTCCGAAGCCTCCCGCGGAAAAGAAGCCCAAGGCCGAGAAGGCCCCGAAGGCCGTCAAAATCGCGAAGCCCGCGAAGGCTGCGAAAACGTCCAAGGCTGCCAAGCCCGCGAAAAAGACAAAGAAGGAAGAATAA
- the rplW gene encoding 50S ribosomal protein L23 produces MKTHLYDVIREPVITEKVAKESEKFGKYAFKVDPKANKKQIKSAVEKIFNVHVVKVNTLNYDGKWRRVRFQPGKTAAWKKAIVTLKKGEKIDITT; encoded by the coding sequence ATGAAGACGCACCTGTACGACGTGATCCGCGAGCCCGTGATCACCGAAAAAGTCGCGAAGGAAAGCGAAAAGTTTGGCAAGTATGCCTTTAAAGTGGATCCCAAGGCGAACAAGAAACAGATCAAGTCCGCCGTCGAGAAAATTTTTAATGTCCATGTCGTGAAAGTGAACACCCTGAATTACGACGGGAAATGGCGCCGTGTCCGGTTTCAGCCTGGCAAGACAGCCGCATGGAAAAAAGCGATCGTGACCCTGAAGAAGGGCGAAAAAATCGACATCACGACCTGA
- the rplB gene encoding 50S ribosomal protein L2, with translation MPLIKFKPTSAGRRFGNVADFAEITTDKPYKPLTKFMRKTGGRNNHGHVTSRRIGGGHKQRIRLVDFARLRFNAPAKVLTVEYDPNRSARISLVEYEDGQKSYILTPEGLQVGQTVTSGENVEVKVGNHLPLKNIPEGTPIHNIELQPGLGGKLVRSAGAMAQILSKEEDFAHVKLPSKEVRMIPLNAYATVGQCSNIEHENLMLGKAGRARWLGKRPVSRGVARNPVDHPMGGGEGKSKGGNHPQSPTGQKAKGFKTRKYKKASTKYIVKDRRK, from the coding sequence ATGCCGTTGATCAAATTCAAACCTACATCCGCTGGCAGAAGATTCGGCAACGTCGCCGATTTCGCGGAAATCACCACGGACAAGCCCTACAAGCCGCTTACGAAGTTCATGCGGAAGACGGGCGGACGGAACAATCACGGCCACGTGACCAGCCGCAGGATCGGCGGGGGACACAAGCAGAGGATCCGCCTCGTGGATTTCGCGCGCCTTCGTTTCAACGCGCCGGCCAAGGTGCTCACGGTTGAATATGATCCGAATCGCAGCGCCCGCATTTCGCTCGTGGAATACGAAGACGGGCAGAAGTCCTACATCCTGACGCCGGAAGGCCTTCAGGTCGGCCAGACCGTGACGAGCGGCGAAAACGTCGAAGTGAAAGTCGGCAACCATCTTCCGCTCAAGAACATTCCGGAAGGCACGCCGATTCACAACATTGAATTGCAGCCGGGGCTCGGCGGCAAACTCGTCCGCTCGGCGGGCGCGATGGCGCAGATCCTTTCCAAGGAAGAAGATTTCGCGCACGTGAAACTTCCCTCGAAGGAAGTCCGCATGATCCCGCTGAATGCTTATGCGACCGTGGGACAGTGCTCCAACATCGAGCACGAAAACCTGATGCTCGGCAAAGCGGGCCGCGCGCGCTGGCTCGGCAAGCGGCCGGTTTCCCGCGGCGTGGCGCGTAACCCTGTCGACCATCCGATGGGCGGCGGTGAAGGTAAATCCAAAGGCGGTAACCATCCGCAGAGCCCGACGGGACAGAAGGCCAAGGGCTTCAAGACCCGTAAATACAAAAAAGCCAGCACCAAATACATCGTGAAGGACCGTAGAAAATGA
- the rpsS gene encoding 30S ribosomal protein S19 — protein MSRSAKKGIYVDETLLKKVQIAAKTKDRRPIKTWARRSSITAEFVGVTLAVHNGKTFTNVFMTENMVGHKVGEFVPTRTFRKHSAAQDKLKAVAKGAKT, from the coding sequence ATGAGTCGTTCAGCGAAAAAAGGCATTTACGTAGACGAAACGCTTTTGAAAAAGGTCCAGATCGCCGCGAAGACCAAAGATCGCCGGCCGATCAAGACGTGGGCGCGCCGTTCCTCGATCACCGCGGAATTTGTGGGCGTCACGCTGGCCGTGCATAACGGCAAGACGTTCACCAACGTGTTCATGACGGAAAACATGGTCGGGCACAAGGTTGGGGAATTTGTGCCGACCCGCACCTTCCGCAAGCACAGCGCGGCCCAGGACAAGCTCAAGGCCGTCGCCAAGGGCGCCAAGACCTAA
- the rplP gene encoding 50S ribosomal protein L16 — MMPARVKFRKQQRGWMKGIATRGSSLAFGEFGLKALDRGYLTAIQIEAARVALTRHVKRGGKIWLRCFPDKAYTKKPAEVRMGKGKGAPEYYVAVVKPGRIIFEMGGIPESLAKSAMRLCAHKIPFRTKFVTRVGH, encoded by the coding sequence ATGATGCCCGCAAGAGTCAAGTTCAGGAAGCAGCAGCGCGGTTGGATGAAGGGAATCGCGACCCGCGGCAGCTCGCTCGCCTTTGGTGAGTTCGGTTTGAAAGCGCTTGACCGCGGCTATCTCACGGCCATTCAGATTGAAGCGGCCCGTGTCGCTTTGACCCGTCACGTGAAACGCGGCGGCAAGATCTGGCTTCGCTGCTTTCCGGACAAGGCTTATACAAAGAAGCCGGCCGAAGTCCGCATGGGTAAGGGTAAAGGCGCGCCTGAATATTACGTGGCCGTCGTTAAGCCGGGCAGGATTATTTTCGAGATGGGCGGTATTCCGGAATCGCTGGCGAAATCCGCCATGCGGCTGTGCGCCCACAAGATCCCGTTTCGCACTAAATTTGTCACGCGCGTGGGGCACTAA